DNA from Brassica napus cultivar Da-Ae chromosome C4, Da-Ae, whole genome shotgun sequence:
tgtttttctaatttaatGTTTCATTACTTTCCACATCATTAGAGATGTCCCTCATGTTTGTTTATATTTCAaagtcaaatatatttttaaatgatttgaaCCAATAGTCAACAAAGAGATCATTaatactatttatatataagaaaatattaaaatacaaaaatatttattagattaCGCGCGGACAAAAGCTCTAGTTAATTATAATGAAATGATAGAGTTAAAGAATGAcatgaaaatattcaaattacCCTTAATGAAAGAAACAATTTAGACTGAAAGGTAGGAGAAAATAGTGGAAAAAATCTGAATTGTACAttgtttaatagtatagatacataaatatataaacataaaacaaaattatgaacTGCAAAAAGTAATACACTTACACCCATTATTCTAGCCCTGAAATCCACGACAGGATGCAATACATACATGAAAACTCAGATATATCACCTCTGACCAGATTGTATCTGCAGATGGGAAATAAAAAGTGTTCAGAGCTTCAAGCCAGAGCCGGCTTTGTGCATGTGCATGAGGCACATATGCACATGGtccaaaacattttataaaaatctagtTAGTAAAAAAGATccatattttttccttttcttacttaggtccaattttttttttaattcttctgTACTCATAAcaataaaagttattttataaaccCATAACAAGAATCAGGGCCCTTATTTtagcaaacaaaaataaaataaaaatatttagggCCTTTAATTAGCAAACAAATGAATTTGGGCCtccatttagcaaaaaaaaaaaaaacaaatgatgaaCTAGTAATGGTAAATGTTTACGCTGTGTTTCACACTTCTCCGAAAATGTAATCCTAGTAAACTTGTCAAGAATGATATGGATTCAGATATTTTGGCGATATACGTGAAATATCTTAATACCTCAGATCCAGTTGTGCTTTTGGAGACACTTGTGAACTTCATATTTACCATTATTCTTCAGTTTGACAGTGTTTGTTTCTAGTAGAGATTTGGTAAACTAAAAAGCAAAAAGCAATGACAAAATGATCAAAGTTAAGAGAATACACACTCGTTGACTGCTCGCATGGCCAAACCCAGTGAGCTTCATCATCATTCAGAAGGTATTATACTTTTTTTGTAAAGTAGCTGACACCATTATCCAGAGatcaaaatatatcaaaatacttGTGGAAGTGGAACAAAGATCTAGTTGATTATTCAAAAACGGTAAATCAGATTTTTATGATAAGATATAACAGTAACTATACAAAGATATCTGGGTGAAATGCTCAAATGCTCAATAAGGCAAAATTTATTATGTCATACTCTTACTAATTCTCACATACTCCTTAATCATTACATACTATCTTCAAAAACGTGGCCAATGTCTAAATTACCCTTTTTGGCTAAACCAGTCAAAATCATTCTCTCTCCTACTCTATCTTCTTTCCTTCTCTCTCTGTACTGTAAATCTCCAACCCAGATTCGATTTGTTCAAGCTCCATTCAATTTGACATTCATTTTCTCCATTAATTTATTCGTGaagaattaaaaattttaacttCAAATTCGTGTTCACAATTAACTAATTGAACATTGAGAATAATGAGTTTCGATCTATTTGGAAAATCAAAAACACTGATATAATCATTAGAAAATCATAACAAATTAGTATTTCGATCAATTGGTTAGGCCACCCATGGGCTAACCCATTCCAAACAAACATGGGTGGGTGATGGTCATACCCAAATAATTAATGGTCCAATTGGGTTAAAGACCCACTTTGCCCATGGGTTAACTGGTCCAAACCAAATGGGTGTTGGGCTGGCCCAAAAACTTAATTTCTAGGGTTTAGAGAATTTGGGAAAAAAtcaatcagaaataatttttcccgatttttttcttctctctcgcgATTCTTTCTGCAACCAACGATTTTCTCCTCCCAGATTTCTCTTCGTCTACTGTTCTTGTGTTCATCAATCCATACGATTCTCTCTTCCCTCCCATCGATTCCCTTCTTCATTTCTCTACAATTTCAGGTATGATTCGATTTTAGCTCTGATCTCGCGATTTCTCTACTTTCTGTGTTGTGGGTGTTGTGGGTTTTGTGGGTTTTGTGGATGATAATCTCGTTTCCATTGTTTCCATTGTTTACTCTagttctgatgatgatgatgaatcgtttagaatattgttttgttttgggttcAGAAACGATGCACACTTGAGATTTGGTTTTGGGTTGACGTGTATTGTATTTCTCTTTAAATGCAGGTTTCGTTTCTGCTCGGAGTCATCCCTGTCTTCATAGCATGGATATACTCAGAGTTTCTGGAGTACAAGAGGTCTTCATTGCACTCTAAAGTGTATGTATTTGGGGAATATTCTTTGAATTGTGTACTTATTTATACAGCTCTCTTGTTATGTGTGTAACTTGACAATTATTCTTTACCTGTTACTTGCAGTCATTCAGATAATAGTTTGGTTATGGCCTTTTAACTTTGCTTTGTTATTCTTTGCTGGTTGTTTGTGTAGGTTATTGAGTTAGACTGTAGCAAAGCAATACTCTGCTCGGCAAAGGATACCTCCACCTCCTGAAACTGCAGAAAAACCCTTCAGAGCCTTAATCTTTGACAGGTATCTACTAGCTTTAGGAACAAAACTCAGAGAAGAATCAAGCTTTGGTGATCTTTGTCATGTTCTCTGGTAGATTTAATATGTATTTGCTTGTATGTGGGATATTTTGGGAAATGAATCAGGAGGTGGAATGGGAAATAATTTgagaattttgataaaaattttgataaaaatttcaaaagccTGTGCGGGTAacattttgataaaaatgaGGACCATTGCTTGCTCCACTACAGACTTTGTATTCCAAATCTATAAAGTATGTATAGGTGTGGGAAATCACCTTGTAACCAGTCATTTTGATTACCATATATAGGCCACTATTTGTTATTCATTTTAAGTGATTATGTTTTCTAATTCCAAAAAACTTACTATCAGATCAGAGATGGTCCTGAGCATAATCAAAGTGAAACATTGGCATAAAACcctcaaattttttaaaaaaaattatggaaaaaaattatttctctGAGTTGTGTCTTGCTCTTAAAGACTGCATTAATCAAAAGCTTTTATATGTTTAGCCTCTTTGCTGCAtcacgtttttactttttttatataaaaaaagtgGATAACTATATTTCTCTTAACGTGTAGGTTTTGTGTGTCTGTGACTTAGACACAATATATAAGTCTTTTAGTTTACTTGTACTCAGAAAATGGAAGCTATAGACTTGAACGATGATGGTCAGAATGATGTGATGGATGAAGATATAGAGGATCATGAAGTTTTAGAGGATTCAGAGGCTAACGGAGGCACACAACCGAGACAAGTTCAGTCCCGCCGTAAAGTCTCAAGGTGCTGGAGAAAGTTTACTATACTTGGAGGAAGGCTGTCTGATGGTACAACTAAGATCAGATGCAACCTCTGTAGAAGGTTTTACTTCTTGAATCTTCGCAGGAATGGAACCTCAACTCTGACTCGTCATATGAAGGTATGTCCAAAAGCTGTTGGAACACCTAGAAGTAGTCCTAAGAATGTGGATATGATGGTGTTTCGTGAGATGATAGATATGGCCATTATTGAGCATGATCTTCCTTACAAGTTTGTAGAGTATAAGAGGATTAGAATGGCTTTTACTTATGCTAATTCCAGTATTGAGTAGTGGAGTAGAAACACAGCAGCTTCTGATGTGTTGAAGATTTATGAGAATGAAAAGCAGAAACTTAGGAAAATCTTAAATGATTTTCCTAGTAGAGTTTGTTTAACAACAGATCTTTGGAGGGCTATCACGATTGAAGGCTATCTCTGCTTGACTGCACACTACATCGATGAAGATTGGAATTTGCAAGCTAAAATATTGGCTTTCACGGCTTTTCCTCCGCCTCATTCGGGAATAGTCATTGCTGTGAAGTTGATTGAGCTGCTGAAGGAGTGGGGACTGGAAAAGAAGGTCTTCTGTCTCACTGTAGACAACGCTTCTTCGAATGATAGCATGCAGAGTATCATGAAGAGACAGATGCACAAAGATCTGGTCTGCGGTGGCGAGTTCTTCCATGTACGATGTTCAGCTCACATCCTTAATCTTATTGTTCAAGACGGCTTGGCAGTGATTGGAGGAGCTTTGCAGAAAATCAGGGAGAGTGTCAAGTTCGTTAGAGGATCAGAAAGTAGAGAAATAATGTTTCAAAATTGTGTAGAGACATTGGGGATTGAGGGTGATGAAGGTATGGTCTTAGATGTAAGTACACGCTGGAATTCTACTTTCCTAATGCTTGATAGAGCTATAAAGTTCAAGCAGGCACTAGGTAACTTGGCGGATGCAGAAGCGAGTTATGTGAGTTTTCCCTCATATTCTAAGTGGAGGAGAGAAGAAATGATTTGTGAGCTTCTAAGGCCATTTTCTGAAATTACAGATTTGATTTCTGGTTCTTCATACCCAACATCAAATCTGTATTTCAATGAAGTTTGGAAAATTGAGTGTTGGTTGAGAGCTCATGCGAATTTCAGTGATCCTATCATTTGTGAAATGGTGAAGTGTATGAAGCTCAAGTTTGATAAATACTGGGAAGAGTACAGCGATATCCTTGCAATTGCTGCTGTTTTTGATCCAAGACTGAAATTTGCCTACTTGGAATATTGTTTCTCAGTTTTAAATCAGCCTAGTTGTAAGAGAAGATTGGCTCATGTGCGTTCAAAGATCTATAAACTATTTGGAGCTtacaagaaaaaccagagaaccAGTAGTGCTGCATGTTCACAAGTAGAAACACAAGATGTTCCAGCCGGTTATGGTGTAAGTTCTGTTCTGGAGTTATTTCTGATAAGTGTTATTACCTTTTGATATCATATAAGTGATGATTAATCTGTTTTTTTCAGGGATTCTATGCCTTTTTTTCTCAGAAAGCTATTGGTAGCGGAAAGTCTACTCTTGATATATACTTGGATGAGCCATTGCTCGACATGGCCGCTTACAAGAAACTGAATGTGTTACATTACTGGAGAGACAACTCAGCTCGGTTCAAAGAGTTGGCAGTAATGGCTCGAGAGGTTCTGAGTATACCAATAACGACAGTGGCATCGGAATCTTCATTTAGTATAGGTAGTAGAGTTCTTAACAAGTATAGGAGCTGTCTACTACCTACTAATGTTCAAGCTTTAGTGTGCACAAGGAACTGGTTAAAAGGATTTCCTGAAATTGGTAAGTGTTGGTTATAATTTATTCATATAATAAATTGCTTCAGAATCTTCATGGGattatttttttggtaggtGATGAGTCTGTTGAAAAGatagaagaggagaaagaagaagaagagaaagagaaggagaaagaagaagagagtggagAATCTATAGACTTGAATTGAGGTACTGATCTTGTACTTTTGGATAAGATATTGAAATGTTCTAGCTATTGATCAGTCTTGCAAGTAACTCATTTGAGTTTGTGGGTTTAGTTTGTGGGTTTAGTATTGAGTTAGTATAGAAAGGAACTTGACTAACTCACACTGATCTTGTTATCTTTGTTCACACTGAGCTTTTATTCTTTTGCTTGTGACAAGCCAATTTAGTGAGTGCAagacaggaaaaaaaaaaacaagcgtTGACGTTGAATATATTCTTGTGTGTTTACTTATCAAATCCATTTAGAAGTTGGGAGAGAGTGAGAAAATCAAGCGTTGACGTTGAGTATATTCTTGTGTGTTTACTTATCAAATCACATCCTTTTACGAACAGGTATTAGAGCAAGAAAGTCAACAATATTTGGGGATCAATATGTGCATTTCAACGTCAGCATCCCTACGTAAGTCTCCATACAACACAGTTATTTTGCTTGAAATGTTAATGCTTGTGTTGATGTCTCTGCCCTTACATACAAGTTATGAGAATCATTGAATAACTCCAAGTTGCTATCTTTTTTCCTTCTTGCAGGCTGAAGACAAGTAAAGAAGCTGGAAGCTGGAGCAAAGTGAATCATGATATCagagttataactttttttttacataaaacagAGAGTTATGAAAAACTGAAGTCTATTGAATTTAATTTACATCACATTTGTATTCAGAAATTTTCAATGACATTAAAATTGAGTTTAGATTGAGATTATAcaaattttctataatttttaatttctataagtatataagtttgtaaattgaGTTTACAATAATTGATTATGAACAAAATTGAGCTAATtgttaaaaagaataataatggGTGGTCTTGGGTTATTTCAAATGGGTATGGGCTAACTTGGGTCTGGGTGTTTTTGGGTATGGGTATTAAATGGGTGTGGGTGTTTTTGGGTATGGGTGTTAAATGGCCCAACTGTACACACCCATTTGGGTGTGGGCCGCCCAACTTGACATCCCTAGAGGAGGGACGTGTTGCTCAAGGCCTGGTTGGTGGGCGTATAGACGGCGTGGAGAGTGCTGCTATGATAAAGTCTTAGAACATGTCCATCAATAAGAACCCCCTTATGGGTTCTAACCAataaattagtaataaatatagtgatttgaaaggtttagaacttttattaatctaatttatttttttctaatccaATGGTAGAACCTCATTgagttcttaaatttttttttttttaaagtagaatGAGCACACAATACGACTagacaaaatacaaaataccAAGGTTTTGAAAACCGGACCGGACCGGCCGGTCGGACCGGTTCGACCGTGACTCGTTAAGTAAGCCGAGTCCGGTTCGGTTCAAAACCCGGATTAGATAAAAACCAGAAAAATCGGTTCAGAACCGGCGAAACCAGTAACCCGGGTCGACACTAAAATCCGGTTCTagtacattttaaattttaattagggTTTTATATTAGGCTAATCCTTGATAATACTTAATAGCCGtcctttttttaataatttctccaaaaaaaacCCCAAACATCTTCTCTTTGTCTCTCGTACACCATCCTCTCATCATCTGAATTTTCCATGGTTATAAGATTTTGGGACTGCACAATTGTAAGAGAAAGTAAATATCGTTTGATTCACTGATTCTCTTTAACCGCAAGATTTGATATAACAATATTAATGTATTATTCTTTTGTTCAACG
Protein-coding regions in this window:
- the LOC106386114 gene encoding zinc finger BED domain-containing protein RICESLEEPER 2-like, which encodes MEAIDLNDDGQNDVMDEDIEDHEVLEDSEANGGTQPRQVQSRRKVSRCWRKFTILGGRLSDGTTKIRCNLCRRFYFLNLRRNGTSTLTRHMKVCPKAVGTPRSSPKNVDMMVFREMIDMAIIEHDLPYKFWSRNTAASDVLKIYENEKQKLRKILNDFPSRVCLTTDLWRAITIEGYLCLTAHYIDEDWNLQAKILAFTAFPPPHSGIVIAVKLIELLKEWGLEKKVFCLTVDNASSNDSMQSIMKRQMHKDLVCGGEFFHVRCSAHILNLIVQDGLAVIGGALQKIRESVKFVRGSESREIMFQNCVETLGIEGDEGMVLDVSTRWNSTFLMLDRAIKFKQALGNLADAEASYVSFPSYSKWRREEMICELLRPFSEITDLISGSSYPTSNLYFNEVWKIECWLRAHANFSDPIICEMVKCMKLKFDKYWEEYSDILAIAAVFDPRLKFAYLEYCFSVLNQPSCKRRLAHVRSKIYKLFGAYKKNQRTSSAACSQVETQDVPAGYGVSSVLELFLISVITF